Proteins co-encoded in one Erinaceus europaeus chromosome 2, mEriEur2.1, whole genome shotgun sequence genomic window:
- the LOC103114317 gene encoding ras and Rab interactor-like protein isoform X4 gives MAKPEDKASTGPRDRERLAPSQAVRAGETSFGVLGIPEPVVRLRRTWGVWQVPELDSPQAEALMELWPQGSFLVIGHNPSQVLILKTGPSPGEVNTYQIKKLPAGVSLESSNICMPDLLHLLAFLSASRDVLPRTLLLPPPMLSHRDQHTGPLQSGSIQVTAKGRVLSLVNKLYLETHGAWGAWGVEQVPPEAPLQTARKQDPAPRNASPHRVSWVEGPLSPEDDYPGPTLTSLVEEKEEEVEEEEQEQEKEKEEDDYKEEEEEAEDELTRHIRALVRARNSYVARQFRSFRARLTSDSGGPHRPGDPATELLQDVRHLLTDLQDHLAEDPDVRAFFGSRGPGAPQKDINLGSSLEAALCRAVLSPLKPLLWKRLRTLRAPELRRLRRRQIALRAEAGPPGGQGTVPKGQGPASALRSRIHARLAHLHAACAPRRKVALLLAVCSDVYAGLAPGENHEPLGADAFLPALTEELIWSPDLGETQLDVEFLMELLDPDELLGEAGYYLTTWFGALHHIAHYQPEVGRAPQELSNEARASLRQWHRRRTLHRSASEEGQADLSFEEPWAIENV, from the exons ATGGCCAAGCCAGAGGACAAGGCCTCTACAGGCCCCCGTGACAGGGAGAG ACTGGCCCCATCACAGGCTGTCAGAGCAGGAGAGACCTCCTTCGGGGTCCTGGGGATCCCAGAACCAGTTGTTCGCCTGCGGAGGACATGGGGTGTGTGGCAGGTCCCTGAGCTGGACTCCCCACAAGCAGAGGCCTTGATGGAGTTGTGGCCACAGGGG AGTTTCCTGGTCATAGGACACAACCCCAGTCAGGTGCTGATATTGAAGACAGGACCTTCACCAGGGGAAGTGAACACCTACCAGATCAAGAAGCTTCCTGCAG GTGTGTCTCTGGAATCTTCTAATATTTGCATGccagacctgctccacctcctggcctTCCTGTCAGCCAGCAG ggaTGTTTTGCCCAGGACTCTGCTTTTGCCTCCTCCCATGCTAAGCCACAGAGACCAGCACACAG GCCCTCTGCAGAGTGGCAGCATCCAAGTCACCGCCAAAGGCAGGGTGCTGTCCTTAGTGAACAAGCTCTACCTGGAGACTCACGGTGCATGGGGCGCATGGGGCGTGGAGCAGGTCCCCCCAGAGGCGCCTCTGCAGACAGCTAGGAAACAAGATCCAG CCCCTAGAAACGCCAGCCCTCATCGGGTCTCCTGGGTGGAAGGCCCGCTTAGTCCAGAAGATGACTACCCTGGGCCAACTCTGACCAGCCTggtggaggaaaaggaggaggaggtggaggaggaggagcaggaacaggagaaagagaaggaagaagatgactacaaagaagaagaggaagaagctgAGGATGAGCTGACCCGGCACATCCGTGCTCTGGTCAGGGCCCGGAACAGCTACGTGGCCAGGCAGTTCCGTAGTTTTCGGGCACGCTTGACCTCAGATTCTGGGGGGCCCCACAGGCCTGGGGACCCagctacagaactgcttcaagaTGTCCGGCATCTTCTTACTGACCTCCAGGATCACTTGGCAGAGGACCCTGATGTCAGAGCCTTCTTTGGGAGCAGGGGTCCTGGGGCCccccagaaggacataaatcttG GCTCCTCGCTGGAGGCGGCCTTGTGCCGGGCGGTGCTGTCTCCACTGAAGCCCCTCCTGTGGAAGCGACTCCGCACCCTCCGCGCCCCGGAGCTGCGGCGACTGCGGAGACGACAGATAGCCCTGCGGGCGGAGGCAGGGCCTCCCGGCGGCCAGGGGACAGTGCCTAAAGGGCAGGGCCCCGCCTCCGCCCTGCGGAGCCGCATCCACGCGCGCCTCGCCCACCTGCACGCCGCCTGCGCCCCCCGCCGCAAGGTGGCGCTGCTGCTAGCTGTGTGCAGCGACGTCTACGCGGGCCTGGCTCCCGGGGAGAACCACG AGCCCCTAGGGGCCGACGCCTTTCTGCCTGCGCTGACAGAGGAGCTGATCTGGAGCCCAGACCTTGGGGAAACGCAATTAGACGTGGAGTTTCTAATGGAGCTTTTGGATCCCGACGAGCTGCTGGGAGAGG CCGGGTACTACCTGACCACGTGGTTTGGAGCGCTGCACCACATCGCCCACTACCAGCCCGAGGTGGGCCGCGCACCCCAGGAGCTCAGCAACGAGGCCCGGGCTTCCCTGCGCCAGTGGCACCGCAGGCGGACGCTGCACAGATCTGCCAGCGAGGAAGGCCAG gCCGACCTGTCCTTTGAGGAGCCGTGGGCCATAGAGAATGTCTAG